The Lucilia cuprina isolate Lc7/37 chromosome 5, ASM2204524v1, whole genome shotgun sequence genome includes a window with the following:
- the LOC111679405 gene encoding formin-J-like — translation MVNMEKTLHILSNATGTNTELLNITLSPGVDDIVVQLDLDQNECGKTSRSTSSSSINLNSHHEVFQEILLQVTKTPYEVNFLSILHHLLRIDPDGPLCGEIWKVAEKILHRVTQMESAEDVERLLIATVNRKFSCQNCSSKIVETNDEECNNCDKLPSITTTSPPPTPSSAPPPPPPPASGSLPPPPPPPLVPGLPPPPPIPGVPPPPQQMSCALVPQQNIPKSSTKLRMINWSKIPAHKFQNKSNIYTTIKMNDRQCKNAINFKSIEELFSLQTKKKPNKEVDQVDGCDASKKIEKGPKKLQLLDGQFSMNISIFLKQFKGYSLEDIVQLIETGDNKTMDLERLKDLVKFLQKEDGVKSVETFKGDDKLLADAERFLYLLLKVPNFKLRIDSMILKEEYRLNLTYLEPSLNAIIQAGNDLMKSEKLKEVLGFIILLGNYVNSGGYAGNAIGIQISSLTKLTELKANKTGMNFLHKIVMELENYNAELLDFTSELSFLQNVYKMNIDEIENDFKNLENALDIIRKQIELPTTQEDIKQQMWEFLNNAADKIETLKKLLDQMNTLRITMAEYFCEDVATFKMEECFDIFYKFCEQFKQCLKENQKRQELEIREEMRRKQREDQHLAVNVLYANKDRLSQAISCRLTSNKTTRSSKCYQNNEDELMAFFQETPQKRMGEKVCKRKPRLKAELLNERERIPSWEYNNENIEETLTTDKQKKLNIVKKSWSRLMQSYRDSQLKDKCLTPDLTARRQSIQILIRSNSTVDNRTNKLRKQPFVENVVRTPLPQTDSVFIFPENNCQNERRNQIEFENSKSQNPRIRKILNDSNGKHDSEAVAMPADMKRPRMSLKTVANIARLKRFSSITEEDIKMTKANLRSPSPELSSTTLLAFSPTLAKDHHWFSDRGLKVLNSDNDNIEANATLQDIKENLGDIPVGLDRPVDIPCTKSIELTKNANITNQQDLESKLLPSDQDKAEHFNKIIDTSSSEIKIKQNKTCKVHSEILELLNNNSINHCKANDDILSKHNALNLTTTKSSKKLPEIVDLTENKANELQSDIIETLNNNPKDRCNINNDILPEDNTIVEIITEKEKSNKELSNENQFEIPEPLNDDHKDQYKSNKETLKETITENKESIQRLQENEPQFEIPELLNDDNKNQFEVKKSILPENNTLKETCAEIKAPSKKLPEIDNTKDQSNDILPEDNTLNQTIIHIEESSNNIISKPNISLMTKIQNKLRALSPLRPAKVELLSNSTDNKDKIQTEHTDMNCHTNETINKNQSHEKSREEMSLDAAASTEVQNNKTIQTSLQIKHKQTMSKRVVNRIQNKLRALSPFRLQSQQEANFQSYIGPVDKSNNCKGTKPKLTVKSKIISSHNNNRRSSLTTDSLKANHMDANKIKRKPSLTKDNIHLEEHSLGKINSLQRNTSQQRLSRQSLRSSINSTRSSNISLNVVERKSHKSSLNSSKNLNQRRASLQNTTKVSLTPDNEKQLSSSKHIQRRSSFPSLNNSTNSTQRKASIASNRSSTTASQLRESGKTIKISSNNNNTISKTPSLKNTTSNVNTKPPNSSKPADRSKIIGKSSSKPENINTPLGNSTQRRVSLPSINTSTNTTQRRASLASRRSSLNFTKIQEFGKSNEKSLSQNTTQKLVPKNASLTTNNKLSNVSKSSSFKTSKTTDIMPTTARRNSLTSSNTHNTKISNTNTNSLLRRGSLQSSVPKRTSVTSSNKSNINHSLQKDGTKSSSANANSSTFKTRRKSIANTSSISSNYENDTITSSNLNKLKLNLPSNSLTNNTAQNDSITSSSTLNTIPARNGIAKTSAAKSAQRRNGTGKISSNNPSTAEQNFKRPCKK, via the exons AACACTTTCACCAGGAGTTGATGACATTGTAGTTCAACTAGATCTAGATCAAAATGAATGCGGTAAAACCAGTAGATCAACAAGTTCAAgtagtataaatttaaattctcaTCATGAAgtttttcaagaaatattactacag GTGACAAAAACTCCTTATGAAGtgaattttttaagtattttacatCATTTGCTTCGTATCGATCCAGATGGTCCATTATGCGGTGAAATCTGGAAAGTTGCAGAAAAGATACTGCATCGTGTTACGCAAATGGAAAGTGCTGAAGATGTTGAACGTTTGCTTATAGCAACGGTAAATCGTAAATTTTCCTGTCAAAATTGTAGTTCTAAGATAGTGGAGACAAACGATGAGGAATGTAATAATTGCGATAAATTGCCAAGCATAACAACTACTTCTCCTCCACCTACACCTAGTTCAGCGCCACCACCTCCTCCTCCACCAGCATCTGGTAGTTTACCGCCCCCACCACCTCCTCCTTTGGTGCCAGGTTTGCCACCTCCACCCCCTATTCCTGGAGTTCCACCACCTCCACAACAAATGTCATGTGCCCTAGTGCCCCAACAAAATATACCAAAATCAAGCACTAAATTAAGAATGATTAACTGGTCCAAAATTCCCGCACATAAATtccaaaacaaatcaaatatatatacaacaataaaaatgaatGATCGACAATGCAAAAATGCGATCAATTTTAAAAGTATCGAAGAACTATTCTCTttacaaacaaagaaaaaacctAACAAAGAAGTCGATCAGGTGGATGGTTGTGATGCgagtaaaaaaattgaaaagggtCCTAAAAAACTACAATTACTGGATGGTCAGTTTAGTATGAATATAAGTATATTCTTAAAGCAATTTAAAgg ttatagtttagaaGATATTGTGCAACTAATTGAGACGGGCGATAATAAAACTATGGATCTGGAGAGACTGAAAGATTTggttaaatttttgcaaaaggaAGATGGTGTGAAATCTGTAGAAACATTTAAAGGAGATGATAAACTTTTAGCAGATGctgaaagatttttatatttactgtTAAAAGTGCCAAa CTTTAAATTGCGCATAGACAGCATGATACTTAAAGAAGAATATAggttaaatttaacatatttggAGCCTTCCCTAAATGCCATAATACAAGCTGGAAATG atCTTATGAAGAGTGAAAAGCTAAAAGAGGTTTTAGGTTTTATTATATTGCTAGGAAATTATGTAAATTCCGGCGGTTATGCTGGTAATGCAATTGGCATACAAATATcttctttaacaaaattaacagaattaaaagctaataaaaccgGCATGAATTTCTTGCATAAAATTGTCATGGAACTTGAGAATTATAATGCCGAACTACTAGACTTTACTAGTGAGTTAAGCTTTTTGCAAAATGTCTACAA aatgaaTATTGATGAAAtcgaaaatgattttaaaaacttGGAAAATGCCTTGGATATTATAAGAAAACAAATCGAATTGCCCACCACTCAAGAGGATATCAAACAGCAAATGTGGGAATTTTTAAACAATGCAGCAGATAAAATAGAAACGTTGAAAAAACTACTTGATCAAATGAACACTTTACGCATAACAATGGCTGAATATTTCTGCGAAGATGTGGCCACTTTTAAAATGGAGGAATGCTTTGATATATTCTACAAGTTTTGCGAACAATTCAAACAGTGCTTAAAGGAGAATCAAAAACGTCAAGAGTTGGAAATTCGAGAAGAAATGAGACGCAAACAAAGGGAGGATCAACATTTAGctgtaaatgttttatatg CCAATAAAGATCGCCTATCACAAGCCATATCTTGTCGTTTAACATCTAACAAAACTACGCGATCATCTAAATGTTATCAAAATAATGAAGATGAATTAATGGCATTTTTCCAAGAAACCCCACAAAAACGTATGGGTGAAAaag TATGTAAACGTAAACCACGACTAAAAGCTGAATTGCTAAATGAAAGAGAACGTATACCCTCATGGgaatataataatgaaaatattgaagAAACTTTAACAACAGATAAacagaaaaagttaaatattgttAAGAAGTCATGGAGTCGATTAATGCAAAGCTATAGAG ACTCTCAACTCAAAGACAAATGTCTAACGCCCGACCTTACGGCCAGACGTCAAAGTATACAAATACTCATACGATCCAACTCTACGGTGGATAATAGAACAAACAAACTAAGGAAACaaccttttgtagaaaatgtcGTAAGAACACCTCTACCACAAACGGACTCAGTTTTTATATTCCCCGAAAACAATTGCCAAAACGAAAGAAGAAATCAAATAGAAttcgaaaactcaaaaagtcaaaatcctagaataagaaaaattcttaaTGACTCAAATGGTAAACATGATAGTGAGGCCGTTGCAATGCCAGCCGACATGAAACGTCCTAGAATGTCTTTAAAAACCGTGGCAAACATTGCCAGACTTAAGCGTTTCAGTTCGATAACTGAAGAAGATATAAAGATGACAAAGGCTAATCTACGCTCACCCAGTCCAGAGCTATCGTCCACAACATTATTAGCCTTTAGTCCAACTTTAGCGAAAGACCATCATTGGTTCTCAGATCGAGGATTAAAGGTATTAAATAGTGATAATGATAATATTGAAGCTAATGCAACATTGcaagatataaaagaaaatcttgGCGATATTCCTGTTGGTTTAGATCGACCAGTAGATATACCCTGTACCAAATCCATTGaactaacaaaaaatgcaaatattactAACCAACAAGATCTAGAATCAAAATTATTACCTAGTGATCAAGATAAAGCcgaacattttaacaaaataatagatACAAGTTCcagtgaaataaaaataaagcaaaataagaCATGTAAAGTTCATTCCGAAATTTTAGAACTATTAAATAACAATTCTATAAATCATTGCAAAGCAAATGACGATATCTTATCAAAACACAATGCACTTAACTTAACAACTACGAAATCAAGTAAAAAACTTCCTGAAATAGTTGATCTAACAGAAAATAAAGCTAATGAACTTCAAAGTGATATCATAGAGACATTAAATAACAATCCAAAAGATCGGTGTAATATAAATAACGATATTTTGCCAGAGGATAACACAATAGTTGAAATTATTACAGAAAAAGAGAAATCAAATAAGGAACTTTCTAATGAAAATCAATTCGAAATTCCGGAGCCATTAAATGACGATCATAAAGATCAGTATAAATCCAACAAAGAAACATTGAAAGAAACGATTACAGAAAATAAAGAGTCAATTCAAAGATTACAGGAAAATGAACCTCAATTCGAAATTCCAGAGCTATTAAATGACgacaataaaaatcaatttgaaGTAAAGAAAAGTATTTTACCAGAGAACAATACATTGAAAGAAACGTGTGCAGAAATCAAGGCACCAAGTAAAAAACTCCCTGAAATCGATAatactaaagatcagtctaacGATATTTTGCCAGAGGACAATACATTAAACCAAACTATTATACATATTGAGGAATCAAGTAATAACATTATTTCAAAACCTAATATAAGCTTGATgactaaaattcaaaacaaattaagAGCTTTATCACCCCTACGACCAGCAAAAGTAGAACTGCTTTCAAATTCTACAGATAATAAGGATAAAATTCAAACAGAACACACCGATATGAATTGTCACACAAatgaaacaataaacaaaaatcaaagtCACGAAAAGTCTCGGGAGGAAATGTCCCTAGATGCAGCTGCTTCTACTGAAgttcaaaacaataaaactattCAAACATCACTGCAGATCAAGCATAAACAAACTATGTCCAAACGCGTAGTGAATCGTATTCAAAATAAGTTAAGAGCCCTTTCACCATTTCGATTACAATCCCAACAAGAGGCAAATTTTCAAAGTTATATTGGACCGGTAGACAAAAGCAATAATTGTAAAGGAACAAAACCAAAACTTAccgttaaaagtaaaataatttcttcTCACAATAATAACCGTCGTTCATCATTAACTACTGACTCCCTAAAAGCAAATCACATGGATGCTAACAAAATCAAACGTAAACCCTCCTTAACGAAAGACAATATTCATTTAGAGGAACATTCCCTTGGCAAGATAAATAGTTTACAAAGAAATACAAGTCAACAAAGATTATCACGTCAGAGTTTGCGTTCTTCTATAAACTCCACAAGAAGTAGTAACATTTCACTTAATGTTGTTGAAAGAAAATCGCATAAGTCTTCGCTCAACTCCTCTAAAAATCTTAATCAACGTCGAGCTAGTTTACAAAATACTACAAAAGTTTCATTAACTCCAGacaatgaaaaacaattaagtTCTTCCAAACATATTCAACGTAGATCTAGTTTTCCTTCTCTAAATAACTCTACAAATTCCACACAGCGAAAAGCTAGCATCGCATCTAACCGTTCTTCTACTACTGCTTCACAGCTTCGGGAATCtggaaaaactattaaaatctcTTCGAACAATAATAACACAATCTCAAAAACGCcatcattaaaaaatacaaccaGCAATGTCAATACAAAACCCCCTAACTCTTCAAAACCGGCAGATCGTAGTAAAATTATAGGAAAATCTTCTTCAAAACcggaaaatataaatactccttTAGGCAATAGTACACAGCGAAGAGTCAGTTTACCTTCCATAAATACCTCCACAAATACTACACAACGTAGAGCTAGTTTGGCATCAAGACGTTCTTCGCTGAACTTTACGAAAATTCAAGAGTTTggaaaaagtaatgaaaaatcTTTAAGCCAGAACACAACACAAAAACTAGTGCCAAAAAATGCATCCCTAACTACTAATAATAAACTCTCAAATGTTAGTAAAAGTTCATCCTTTAAAACTTCCAAAACAACAGATATAATGCCAACAACAGCCAGAAGAAATTCTTTAACTTCTAGCAATACTcacaatacaaaaatttcaaatacaaacacaaattCTTTATTACGACGAGGCAGCCTACAATCGTCTGTACCTAAGAGAACTTCTGTAACTTCAAGCAATAAATCTAATATAAATCATTCATTACAAAAAGATGGCACAAAATCGTCTTCTGCTAACGCTAACTCGTCAACGTTTAAAACTCGTAGAAAAAGCATAGCAAACACTTCCTCAATAAGTTCGAATTATGAAAATGATACAATCACTTCTTCCAATTTAAATAAACTCAAATTAAATTTGCCTTCCAATTCCTTAACAAATAATACAGCACAAAATGATAGCATTACATCTAGTAGTACATTAAATACAATCCCAGCACGAAACGGTATTGCAAAAACTTCCGCTGCAAAATCTGCACAAAGGCGAAACGGTACTGGCAAAATTTCGAGTAATAATCCTTCTACAGCTGAGCAAAATTTTAAACGGCcttgcaaaaaataa